A single region of the Sciurus carolinensis chromosome 16, mSciCar1.2, whole genome shotgun sequence genome encodes:
- the LOC124966198 gene encoding vomeronasal type-1 receptor 4-like, whose protein sequence is MTVSDVAVGIIFLSQTVFGALGNFLLLLHYLILDFTGCRVRHTDLILKHLIVANLLTLLCRGVPQTGAAFGVNGFLSDIGCKLLFYLHKVGRGVSFGSTCLLSIYQVIKISPEDSSFSELKLKAPKYICSSIYLTWIVYLLINIRIIAFMTGKISKVNVTSLIDYGYCSGVHPDRPLRSLFASVVSFLDAVYVGLMLWASSSLVLILHRHKQRMQHVHKSHFPRSSPESRATKTILLLLSTFVLFYTLSCTFHVCLTLIYNPNWFLVNMAAIVAGCFPAVSPFLLMSRDSNASRLCVTWIRNTKSLISGEPVNCKLLHNSNLFLHSK, encoded by the coding sequence ATGACAGTCAGTGATGTGGCTGTAGGAATCATCTTCCTGTCACAGACTGTCTTTGGAGCTCTGGGcaatttccttcttctcctccattACCTGATCCTTGACTTCACTGGGTGCAGGGTAAGACACACAGACTTGATTCTTAAGCACTTGATTGTGGCCAACTTGCTAACCCTCCTGTGTAGGGGAGttccccagacaggggcagcttttGGAGTGAATGGTTTCCTCAGTGATATTGGATGCAAGCTGCTGTTCTATCTTCACAAGGTTGGCAGGGGTGTATCCTTTGGCAGCACCTGCCTCCTGAGCATCTACCAGGTCATCAAGATCAGTCCTGAGGATTCCAGCTTTTCAGAGCTTAAATTAAAAGCTCCCAAGTATATTTGTTCCTCCATATACCTGACCTGGATTGTCTATCTACTCATAAATATCAGGATTATTGCATTTATGACTGGAAAAATCAGCAAAGTTAATGTCACAAGCCTGATAGATTATGGATACTGTTCTGGTGTTCATCCTGACAGACCCTTACGGTCACTCTTTGCCTCAGTGGTATCATTCCTCGATGCTGTGTATGTGGGCCTCATGCTCTGGGCCAGCAGCTCCCTGGTGCTCATCCTGCACAGGCACAAGCAGAGAATGCAGCATGTTCACAAGTCTCACTTTCCCAGGTCCTCCCCTGAGTCCAGAGCCACCAAAACCATCCTTCTCCTGCTGAGCACCTTTGTGTTGTTTTACACCCTTTCCTGTACTTTTCATGTTTGTTTGACTCTTATTTATAATCCCAACTGGTTCCTGGTGAACATGGCTGCAATAGTAGCTGGATGTTTCCCAGCTGTCAGCCCCTTTCTGCTCATGAGCAGGGACTCCAATGCATCCAGGCTCTGTGTCACTTGGATAAGAAATACAAAATCCCTGATATCAGGAGAACCTGTAAACTGTAAGCTCTTGCACAATTCTAACTTGTTTCTTCATTCAAAATAG